Below is a window of Malania oleifera isolate guangnan ecotype guangnan chromosome 1, ASM2987363v1, whole genome shotgun sequence DNA.
ccaacctgagtctgtcagggagcactgcgtttatcctcctccacctggatcaGACAACAAGGAGGCGGatcttattggactaatgactgactccacagaccaacacatgATATTTTAATGTGTTTTGTCCCCACTCACATACTTTCTGAAAAACTTCTCAGAAGGTCACTCATCTCAATATTATTCCAgtacgcttaaccgtggagttcttttTGGAAGACttttgaaaagaaaggtgcaccttattgatatgggtagtaatatttAATCTTTTTTAAGTCTTTATTTCACgggatatcacattctcccccacttacagaacgcaacgttctcattgtgaacccacatttccaaacccaagcaaTGTGAATCTCCTCACACTTCCAGCTGAGTaattattctgatacttttttGTGACGCCTCAACTTAGGTCTAGTAGGAAAAATTGCGtgtctcctcctccacttggaccagacaacagggggcggatcttatcggactaatgactaacatcacaaaccaacacgtgtcattttcaatgtattttgttttcactcacacacttcttaagaaAACTTTCCAAAATATCACCTATCCCAATATTACTCCAAACCAAGCATGTTTTTCGAAAAGAAAGATGTACCTTATTGATATAAGTATCTAATTATTTTTAAGTCTTTCTATCACGGGATATCATATATGTTTCAatcaaatattttctttgaagAATTAAAAAAGGAAAACACCGTAAAAAGtaattaatttcatttttcattatacTCTCCCGAcatattgataaaaaaaatttaaaataaaaaaataaaaaaaattcaaatgttAATAACATCTACAATTAAAATTATGctcattaatttatttaattttaatttttttcacttttttaataactaaatatggaaaaataattattatttttctaatattttaaattctaAACGCACCCTAGCGAAGGAAGTCTATATTTTtcactaaattttaaaaatataaatatttattttggtGTTCACCTACTCTATGGGTGGAGTTTAGAGATAATTAGTATAGTATGAGAAATAGTTTTATcactttaaatttgaaaatttatcaaaatctatCAAACTGACTGAAAATTTATGCTGCTAAATtcataaagttaaaaaaaaaaaaaagaattattttttttagaaaaataatttctctcGTGTCTGCGGAGGAGGAAGAACCGGAGCGAGACAACAGGCAAGCTTCAGGTTACCCATCTTCTTCTCAACCCTAATTTCTTGGTATCTCAAAATTCTTTTGATTTCTCTGATTCGGATGGAATCAAGAGAAGTAAGAAAATCGTTAGGTATTTCAGTTCATCTGAGAAGCGCAAGAAATTACGTTCTCATCTCATCCCATATCAATGACAAATGCAAAGGCTTGAGGATTGTAGCTTATGGGCGAGGAATTTTATGCAGCAATTGGTGTCCCAGAGTGGCTGAGCTTTGATAAACATATTCTGCAGATTGAATCCGTAAAGCAGAAAGTGAGCGGATTTGAAGTCGTAATTTCGATGCTCGTTAGGTATGTTGTGATGCTGGAATCAAAACTACAATTTGATTACCGATTTCCACATTCttaaacatgattttttttttatttttcaactaGTTGATCCCGATGCATTCTTATGTGAAGGTTGTTTGCTGTCTTTCCCTTGTGTTTGAGTGAATATATGTTGCATTTGTTTGTGTACTCTGGAGGACAAGAACAAAAATTGAGGAAATTGTGGAGGGAAGAGACAAAAATTAGGAGGAAATCCCTTTTCTTTTTGTTGGTAGATTAGATTCCTGTTTTTAGGTGGCAGTTTCTTCACAATCTGCAACTTACCTGCCCTTTAATTATGAAATAGAGTTTGCACTATCATTTTTCTTTTatgctttttttcttcttcacacCTTTAATTGTAATGGCTAATATACTGCATTAGAAGAGATCTTATACAATTTGCTTAAACACACTACATAtctttgcaataataataataataataataataataataataataatagtaatagtaataagaaCAATGACAATGACAACAACTATTGTTGTGAAATCATGCTCCAAATGTATGCACGTacatttaataaatataaaaaatagagaaaattaaagagagaagaagaacaaCAATTTCCACTATATCATCAAAAGGAAACTAGTATAGGATTTCAATCCTGAGCTACAATATGTGTATATAGTCCTAtataaaaatcccaaaatacctTTATATGATGATGCAATTACATTATGCCTTGACTTATGTATACTGTACCATAAGGCGAGCTGCCCAATGCACCCCGCGAGGCTGGGTTTAAGTATATAGGGAGGTTTTGCATGGAGGGCAAGCGGGCTTGCAGCATGCAAATCCTCTCACTTGTAACAGATTTCAAAGTGGATAATTCCTCTGAATATGAGTCATAACTCtacaattataaaataaaatgaagataTGTGCTTACTGCTGTGCATTTGAATGTCTTTATGCAAATAAACTTAAATCCTGTTGACTTAAAACTGTATGTTGTTCCTTTAGACAAGTTCTCTTAGCCTAGTTTattaatttgtaatttttaaagGGGCCGAAAAAAAATCTTCGAGAAAGTAATAGCTTGTATTTTAAATATCATAGTTTGTGCTTGGTCGTTTCTCGCAAGAGCTTCTCAAAAGTGGGGATATAGGAAATTTCTTGAATCATATTCTTCCCGCACAACTCATTTGGTTTGGCAGAATACTATTGCTTGGAATGAGATGCAATATAGTGTAAAATTGGAGAATTGAGGGAATAACTATTTCTtgtatattcctaattatttcatttaatatGTAACAAGAGAAAAATAGAGATTCTTAGGAATGGTTATTTCTTGTCTATTCCATATTATATATTCCTAAAAAGTTTACATTTttatttgcttataataacaacttaaTTCCTTGTATAGCTAAATGTAACTATCCCATTATAACTAATCTATTCTTAAGAATGGACATTCTGCGaaccaaacatatcttattttcaaacTAAAAGCCAAGTTCTCCCTTCTACAGATAACagagataaaaatatttttggaagggaAATAGTGTATCTAAGTTGTTGAAACATTGCCAAAGACAAAGCACATTATTAAGTCAaataattattttgtattttaagAGGACTGTAGCACTCTGAAATAACGCAACAAAGCCTCCAAGGACTGGAGTCCAATTTTAGATCTCCGACATAGAGGAAAGATTATGAATATAGAAAAGTAAAGAATAAAAACTAGAGGACATGTTAAGCTGGCAACTGGAACAAAAAGGCAACCATTCCAATAATTGTTGTGGAAGAAGAAATTGCTCGAAGGGGTCATTCTGTCAACAGCAGCATCGCCAAAATCGGAAGCAATGGAACCATCTAAAATTAACTGGACAAGGGGTGGCTTTGGTTTCATCAGGCTTCAGCTGTGGTTTCTTGGGCTCTGGGTTCTCAATTTCAACGTTCACCTTCTCTGATTTAATACTTTTCCCCCCTTCACctgtgaatctgaaaatgaacaAAGAAGATGAATTAGTATAATATTCTGGACAGGTCAGTAAGATGGCATTATACTTGTGAGCCCAATAAGTCTTTACTTTCTGTTGTAATTCATCATATAGAAACAACCGGATTGAAAAATATCAAAGCATGTAAAACATCTGCAgttctgactttttttttttagattgtgTTATTTTTTTTCAAGAGAAAGGCCAAATGTGGACCCAAAGTAGGAGATAATTTTTGCAATTCAAGTATTcatttgtgcatttttttttttgttttttaaatttctgCATGTAGGAATCAATTTTTAGAGGCACAACCAGATAACTTACACTGGGAATGCAAAAGAATAGGCGCTGGTACCGCTTCCATCGGAATTGTAGGAGGCACTTGTAGAATTACGGATTGGTTCAGAAGAAGGCAATTTATCCTTAACATGATCCTCTACAGCCAAAACCTCCTTTGTGACTTCCTTTGGCAATGCTTCTATTGCGCCAATGTCTTCCCCAACACTTACAGTGCTCTTTCTGTCATCAGAATTCAGTGGTGAAGGAACAGGAGGAAGCTTAAATGGTGAATTGCTAAATTCTCCAGACTTGGACAATAGAGCAGCGTAATCTGAGAAACTGTTATTCCCCATTTGAATGCTAAACAACG
It encodes the following:
- the LOC131166576 gene encoding suppressor protein SRP40-like; the encoded protein is MDHEHMNGSSLHSRKESDSKEVDSSPRKMSGSSTSSSGSSIDMIFSKDDSKEVDSSPRKMSSSSTSSSGSSIDMIFSKDVLNNSPMSEQAGHGSLGGALLPEVSPQTPQWSMQSGSVAQSPQVHFMGRPMAYDPNRIPASIFCSKPVSPMDWSVASTESLFSIQMGNNSFSDYAALLSKSGEFSNSPFKLPPVPSPLNSDDRKSTVSVGEDIGAIEALPKEVTKEVLAVEDHVKDKLPSSEPIRNSTSASYNSDGSGTSAYSFAFPVFTGEGGKSIKSEKVNVEIENPEPKKPQLKPDETKATPCPVNFRWFHCFRFWRCCC